The sequence GGGATCTCCAGATCCAGGTTGCGCAGGTTGTGCACGCGGACGCCCCGCAGGGAGATCACTCCCCACGGGGCTCCGGGCCTGGCCGTCGTGGACTTCGGGCCGGCGGGTGGCGTCACACGCGCACCATCCTCGGCCGCGTTCGTTTCTACGCGCTTTTTCAGCGGACGTCCTTCAGGTTCGCGGGCAGGGCGTCCCAGGCGGCGCGTTCGGCCGCGGTCAGTCCGGCGGTGCCGTCGATGACGAATGCCGAGATCTGGATCGGGATAGCGGGCGCATCGCGTCCGGCAGCGGGATTCTTCTCCGCCGAGACGATCTTGTCGGCGACATCCATGCCGGTCACGACGTGACCGAAGAGGGTGTACTTGCCGTCGAGGGCCGGCGTGTCGGCCACGCAGATGAAGAACTGGCTGCCGGCCGAGTCGACGTCGGGGCCGCGGGCCATGCTCAGCGAGCCGCGCACGTGCTTCACCTTGGTCGAGAACTCGGCCTTGAGGCGGGCAGCACCTTCGAGCCCGGCGTAGCCCTTGGCACCCAGCACCTCGCCCGCCTTCTGCACCGCCTGGTACTCGGCGTCGGTCAGCACGTCGCGCACGGTGGGACCACCCATGCCGTCGTTGCGCGGGTCGTCGTCCTTGCTGTTCGGATCGCCGCCCTGGATGACGAAGCCGGGCACGATGCGATGGAAGCGGGTGCCGTTGAAGAACCCGGTGGAAGCAAGGTGCCTGAAGTTGGCCACGTGGTTCGGGGCCAGGCCGGGATAGAACACCAGCAGGATGTCGCCGGCCTCGGTCTGCAGGCGGACGAACTGCGGCGAGGCGCCGGCAGCCGGGGCCGCCGAGACGTCAGTCGGCAAAACGGCAGCCGCCACGCAGGCAACCGTCAACGACAGGACCAGCAGGGCGCGAAACACATTCGGAACGGGACGCATGGTGCCTCCGGAAGTCGCGGCCGCCGCGGCGGCCGCTCTGTCTGGGGTGATGCAGGGCCGGAAACGATTCGTAACACCGGGGCCGCGTTGCCGGTTCCCCGACCGACCCCCGATGATAAGCAGCCGCGGCGCGGACGGCCACCCCGGGAAACGGGCAGCCCCCCGGGAAGGCCGGGGGGCTGCGCCACTGTCAGGTTCGCGGCCCGGCGAAAGCCGCGCGTTGGGCATCAATCCAGCCGGTGCACGGCCTTGTCGGGACCAATCACGTCGATCCGGTCGCCGTCGTGCAGCACTTCCTTGCCGCCCGGCAGCGGAATGCGCGTCTCGGCGTCCTGTCCCGTGCCTTCGGGATTGCGGCGCAGGATCTGCACCAGGTTCAGTCGGTGCGCCGCAAGGAGATTCAGTTCAGCCAGCGACTTGCCGTCCCAGGCGGCGGGCACCTTCACGCGCCGGAGCGCGAAACCCTCGGGCAGCTGCACGAATTCCATCACGCGGTCGTGCAGCAGGTGGTCGGCCAGGCGCATGCCCATGTCCTGCTCGGGCTTGACCACCGAGTCGGCGCCGATCCGCCGCAGCACGCCTTCCTGCATCGCATTGAGGGCCTTGGCGTAGACCTGCTTGGTCCCCAGTGTCTTGCAGTGCATGGTGACCATGACCGAGGCCTCGAAGTTCGTGGCCATGGCCACGACGACGGCATCCATGGAGCCCACTTTGTAGGCCTTGAGGTTGGCCACGTCGGTGGCGTCGAAGGCCACGGCCACCGACACCTCGTCGGCCACGTCCTCCACCAGGCGATCGCTGGTGTCGACGGCCAGCACCTCGGCGCCGCCCCGCGCCAGCGCCCGGGCCACGGCACTGCCGAACTTGCCCAGCCCGATCACCGCTACCTTCATCATCTCGTCTTCCTTTCAGGGGCGCGGGCGCCCCGCTCAACCGATCAGGATCCGCCCGCGCGGCAGGCGCACATGGGGCTCGTGCAGGTCGCCGGTCAGGCTGCTGGCCAGCGTCAGCGGTCCGAGCCTGCCGATGAACATCAGCATGATGATCACCAGCTGCCCGGCCGGCGTCAGGAACGGCGTCAGGCCCAGCGAGAGGCCCACCGTGCCCAGCGCGGAGAACACCTCGAAGGTTGTGACCATGAGGTCGCGGCCTTCGGTCAGCAGCAGGATCAGCGTACCCAGCGCGGCGGCCACCAGGGCCGCCGACAACACCAGCAGCGCGCGCTGCACGTGCACCGCCTCCAGTTCGCGCCGCCCGATCCAGACGCGGCTGCGCCCCTGCGCTATCGAGCGCAGGTTGGCCCAGGCAATGGCCACGGCCGTGACCTTCACGCCGCCGGCCGTGGAGCCCGGCGCGCCGCCGATGTACATCAACACGATCATGACCAGCAGCGAAGCCTGGGTCAACAACGTCAGGTCCATGCTGTTGAAGCCCGCCGTACGGCAGGTGGTGGACTGGAAGAATCCCTGCGCCAGCTTCAACCCCGGCCCGACCGCGCCCAGCGAGCCGTTCCACTCGAAGGTCGCGATGAGCGCGCAGCCGGCAATCAGCAGCACGGCCGTGACCGTCAGCACGACCTGGCCGTGCAGGCCGAGGCGGTAGTCGCGCCCGTGGCGATGATACATGCGGCCGCGCCACCAGGCCACGATCTGCACCAGCACGCCGAAGCCCAGGCCGCCCACGATGATGAGCAGGTTGAGCGGAGCCATCACCCACGGGTTGTCGGCGAACGACATCATCGAATCGGGGTAGGTGCCGAATCCGGCATTGCAGAACGCGCTGACGGAATGGAACACGGCCGTGAACAGCAGCGGGCCGGGCGGCGGCGGCCCGTTCGAGAAGCCGATGTAGAGGCAGGCGGCGCCCACCGCCTCGCAGCCCAGGGTGACCAGGATGATGGCGCGGATCACGCGCCCGGCCTCGTCCAGCATCGGGACCTGGAAGACCTCGCGCAGCAGGCTGTTCTCGCGCACGCCGATGCCCCGGCCCAGCAGCAGGCTCAGGGCCGCGGTCAGCGACATGATGCCCAGGCCGCCCAGCTGGATCAGGAGCATGATCACCGTCTGGCCAAAGAGCGTGAACCCGGTGCCGGTGTCGCGCACGACCAGGCCCGTCACGCAGACGGCGCTGGTGGAGGTGAACAGGGCGTCGAGGAAGTTGATCGGCTGCGTGACCGGTGTCGCGCGGGGCAGCACGAGCAGCCCCGCCCCAGCAGGATGACCACGATGAAGGCGCCGATGAAGCCGACGGCCGGCCTCATGCGCAGGGAGGCGAAGCGCCGGTGCAGGTGCGGCAGCTCCAGCAGGATGGTCGCCACCAGGTAGACCTGCATCACGATCAGGTAGGCCTGCGTGAGCGACTCCAGGCGGAGCGATTCCAGCGTGTGGCGCAGCCAGGCGGTGCGGCCACCCGCGATCAGGGCCAGGCCCTGCAATCCCAGGAGGCAGGAAAGGGCGAACGTGGGCCACCGCAGGCGCAGGTAGGAACGGAAGGATTCCGCTGCCCGCCACCCGAGCAGCTGCTCGCAGAGAAAGAGGACCACGGCGGCCGTGCTCAGCCCGTGGGCCAGCCGCAGGGCCCAGGCATCCGGATAGGTTCCGTATTCGATGATGAGGCCGGTCAGGCCGCAGATCCCGGCGAGGATCAACGCCAGACGGCGCCAACCGACGATCCTGCCCCCTGTCGCCTCCATGCGCCTCCCCGGCCGCCGGGGCGGAATAACGGTTAATGCCCCGCCTTTCCGCCCGATAGTAATGGCGCAGACCCGGGCCCGGCCAAGCCGGCCCGGCGGTCCGCTGCCCGTCCATGATGGGTCGAGGCGGCCGAAGATTCAACCGGCGATTGCGCCCCCGAAGGCAGGTGGCAACGCGCATGACATTCCGCATCCGCAACGGTTTGCCGGTTCTGGGACTGTGGGCTCTGGCGATGGCCGGGATCCTTCCCGAGCCTGTCCTGGCTGCCCGCGCTCCCGCGCAGGCGGCACAAACAGCCCAGGCGCCCCTGGATACGCTCCTGAGCGAGAAAGTGGAGCCGGAGCCGGACCCCCGCTATGCCCAGCCCGAAGTGCCCATCAGCCGCCGGGTCCTGCCCGCGGTGACCGGCAGCCAGGGCCAGGTGGACCGGGTGGCCAAGGCCCCGCCGCGGCTCGACGACCCGCTGGGCGCCGCCTGGAACTACCGGCTGGCGCGCCAGGCGGCGCTGGCCGGCAACACGCCGGGCATGGCGACGAACATGGCGGCGGCGCTGGAAGCGGCGCCGGGCCATCCCCGTTACCAGTGGTGGTCGCTGACGCAGTCGGTGCGCGCCATGGACACCGCGACGCTGGCCAAGGTGCTGCCGGCGTCGGTGCGCACCCTCGTCGATTCGCCGGTGGCCCGTGGCCCATTCGTGATCGCGCTGCACCAGGGCGCGCTGCTGGCGACGGCCATCTTCTGGACCGTGCTCGTGGTCGCCCTGTGGCTCGGGCGCTGGCGTACGTTGTCACATGACCTGTCGGCCCTGCTGTTGAAGGACCGCCACCACCGGCCGCGCCTGGTGCTGCCGATGCTGCTCGTGATCCTGATTCTGGCGTTCCGCCCGGGCTGGCTGGGCGTGCTGGCGCTGCTGTCGGTGCCGGTGCTCGTGACGACGCGCGGGCGTCGCCACAACCTGCTGCTGAGCACCTGGCTCATCATGCTCTGCCTGGCGTTCCCGGGCTGGCCGCTGCTGAAGGCGGCGGTGCCGACCATCGACCCCGGCAGCGAAGTGATGCTGCTGGAGCAGGGTTGCACGCTGCCGCCGTCGGCCTCGATGGTGGAAAATCTCACCACGCGCCTGGCCCAGGCCGACGACCCGTCGCGCAAGGCCCGCCTGCTGACCGCCCTGGGCGTGCAGGAGGCGCGGCGCGGCGCGTTCGCGGTGAGCGACGGCCACTTCAGGCAGGCGCTGGAGCTGGAACCGGGCGCGTTCGCCGCCACCGTGGGCCTGGCCAACAATCTCTACTACATGGGCAAGCTGGACGAGGCGATGGCTGCCTATCGGCAGGCCGCCACGAAGTTCCCCAAGAGCGGTGAGGTGCCGTTCAACCTCGCGCAGGTGCAGTTCAAGAAACTGTTCGTGCCCGAGGCCACCGCCTCGCTGGACCAGGCGCGACTGCTGGGCTTCGACCCCCCGCGCGCGAACCACGAGCCGAACCCCCGCGGCGGCTTCTCGGCCGTGGTCTATCCCGGGCTGACCGGTACGCAGCTGGAGCAGGCCTGCCGCTGGGAAGGCGACCAGTACGACCCGCTGGTGGCGCTGTCGGGCTGGCGCAACCTGCTGGGTGCGCCGCCGGTGCCGCTGTACCTGCTGGTGGGCGCCCCGCTGCTGCTGGCACTGGCGGCCGTGGCCTGGCGCAGTCGCCGGCAGGAGGCGCACGAGTGCGACAACTGCGGCTCTCCCCTGTGCCGCAAGTGCTGCGGCGTGCACGAAGGCGCGTGGCTCTGCGCCGGCTGCAACGAGACGGCCGTGCGCTCCAAGAGCGAACTGGTGCTGGGCACCCTGCTGAAGAACCGCGGGCGCGCCGAAGGCCTGGCGCACTCCGCGCGCATCGTGCTGATGGGCCGTCTCGTGCCCGGTTCGGGCCACCTGGCCACCGGCTGCTTCTGGGCCGGCTGGACGCGACTGAGCCTGGTGGCGGGCGGCCTGTTCCTCGTCGCCGCCGGCTGGGCCTTCGACCCGGGCGCGGAACTGAACACGCCGGGACTGCTGCTTCCTTCGGAGACCATCCACCCGCTGTGGCTCCCCCTGCCGGCCGCCCTGTGGCCCGGCCTGGGCGGCGTGCCGGTGGTGGCCGGTCTGGTCATGCTGGGCCTGGCCTGGCTGACGGCGCTGCTCGACGCCCCCGGGCTCAAGCGGCGGTTGCACGAACGCTTCACGACGATCACGACGGGTACCGCCAAGAAAACAACGACGCGGCGCGCCGGCGCCGGCGCGCGCTAACGGAGGTCGACCATGGCCCTGGAAGGCCAACTGAGCGATTTCAACCTGGCGGAGATCCTCCAGCTGCTGGCCAGCCAGCAGAAGACCGGGTTCCTGAACATCGAGACGAACCGCAATCTCGTGTTCATCTTCGAGAAGGGCGTGCTCATCTCGACGCGCGACCGTCGCAGTCGCGAACGTGACCCGCTCGAGAGCTTCCTGCGGGCGTACGGCTGGTTCACCGAGGCGCAGTGGAAGCACATCGAATACGTGGGCCAGAACAGTTCGCTGGACCTGACGGAGATCCTCGTCTCCGAAGGCCTGATGGACGACGCCGAACTGGAACGCGCGCTGCGCGGTCTGGCCCAGGAGATGACCCATGCCGGCATGAAGCTGCGGCGCGGCCGCTACTACTTCAGCCCGTGCAAGGACACGCCCCCCGGCGTCAAGCACCGCTACCACGTGGACGTGCAGGGCCTGCTGATGGAGGCCGCACGCCGCCTGGACGAGGAGCCGCTGCTGAAGGAAGTGCTGCCCTCGCAGTCGATCACCTTCACGGCGGGACGGAAGGTAGTGCCGCCCGAGGCGCTGTCGCCGACGGCGCAGCGCATCATGGAGCTGGCGCTGTCGGGCTCGACGCTCGGCCGCATCATCCGCCAGGGCAAGGCCGAGAGCTTTGTGGTGCGCGACCTGCTGAAGTCCTGGTGCCAGGAGGAAGTGCTGGTCAAGCACCTGCCCGTCGAGGAAGACGATGACGATGGCGAAGGCGGCCACGGGCTGGCGCTGCCGCGCACGCCCGGCCTGCGCTCGGTGCCGTTGACGTTGGCCGGCGTGGTGTTGATGGGTGCTCTCCTGGGCGCCCGCTTCACGATGCTTCCGGCGCCAACCGACGACCCGGGCCGTCCGCTGCGCCTGTCGCAGCTGCGGCACGAGGTGCTCACCGCGGCCCAGCTCTACCGCTATCAGCAGGGCCAGTGGCCCGAGAACCTGCAGGCCCTGGTCAGGGCCGGGCAGCTGGGACCCTCGGTGGCCGGAACGGTCGAGTCGCTGGGCTGGCAGTACTCGCTGGACACGGTCAACGACAGCTTCAGCCTCAGTTCGTAGCCGGCGGCGGGCGGCAATCCGGGTTCCTTCGGCCCGGGGCGCTGCCCGCCGCTTTTCATTCCGACGCCTTTTCATTCCGTCGCTGTCGCCCACCGTCGTTTGCGCCTTGATTCCGACCGGAAAACCGCTTTGTTGGACCGGTTGCGGCGCCCTGAAACAAAGGGGGCGCCGAAGGCTCCCTGAACCCCGAGGCCGACATGAACCAGCAGACACCGGCCGCCGTCCCGTTCGTGGTGCCATGCGCCGAGCGCGTCTCGAAGCTGCCCACCTACGTCTTCGCTACGCTGTTCAGGATGCGCGACGAGGCCGTGGCTGCCGGGCGCGAGGTCTATGACCTGAGCGTCGGCAACCCCGACCTGCGCCCCGCGCCCGCCGTGGTCGCGGCCATGACCGAAGCCCTGAACGACGAGAGCTGGAACTGCCACCGGTACGGCACCTTCAACGGCCTGCCGCGCTACCGTGAAGCCATCGCCAACTGGTACTTCGAACGCTTCGGCGTGCGGCTGGACCCGCAGACGCAGGCGCTGCCGCTCATCGGCTCGAAGGAAGGCCTCGCCAACCTGATGCGTGCCTACCTTAATCCGGGCGACGGCATCATCATCCCCAGCCCCTGCTACCCGGCGTATTTCGGCGCGGCGCACCTGTGCGAAGCCGACATCTGGGAACTGAAGCTGCGCGAGGAGGACGGCTACGTGCCGCGCCTCGAGGACATCCCGGCCGACGTGGCCGCGCGTTCGCGCATGCTGATCCTGAACTACCCGAACAACCCGACCGGCGGCGTGGTCGACCTGGCCTTCTTCACGAAGGCCGTCGAGTGGTGCCGGCGCCACCAGGTGATGCTGGTCTCGGACGCGGCCTACACCGAGCTGGGCTTCGACCCCGACAACCAGCCGCCCAGCGTGCTGCAGGTGCCGGGCGCCTTCGACGTGGCCGTGGAGTTCCAGAGCCTCAGCAAGAGCCACAACCTGGCCGGCTGGCGCGTGGGCTTCGTGGTGGGCGGCAGCGAGCCCATCGCCAACCTGGGCCGCCTGAAGAGCCACGTGGACTTCTCGCTGTTCGCCGGCATCCAGATGGCGGCGGTCGCGGCACTGCGGTACGGCGGGCAGACGGTGAAGGAGAACCGCGAGATGTACCTGCGCCGCCGCAACCAGATGGTGGCGGGGCTGCGCAAGCTGGGCTGGCAGGTGCCGTCGCCTTCGGCCACGCTGTACATCTGGGCGCGCATCCCGAAGGCCTGGGGCGACGACGACTTCAAGTTCGTGCAGGACGTGTTCGCGAAGACGGGCGTGCTCGTCTCGCCGGGCAGCGGCTTCGGCGTGCACGGGCGCGGCTACGCGCGCATGTCGCTGGTGGCGCCCACGGCCACGATCACGAAGATCCTGGGATTGCTCGAGGATGCGGGCTTCGACTGGAGCTAGTCGGGGCTTGTCCTAGCCGGGGCTATTCGGATCCGTCGTCATCGTCATCATCGTCGTCGGCCTCGGCGCCCTCGCCCGGCCCGTGCACGGCGAACAGCACCTTGTCGGGATCGAACCAGGTGTGCGCGCAGCGCATGAGCTGCTCGCGGTCCACCTTGTCGATGCCGTCGACCAGCTCGGCCACGGGTACGAAACGCCCGTAGTAGATCTCGTTGCGCGCCGCGCGGTACATCTGGTTCGAGACGCCGTCGAGCGAGAAGATGAGCTGCGACTTCAGCTGCGCCTTGTTGCTGTCCAGTTCGGCGTCGGGAATGCCGTCGGTGAGCAGGCGGCGATACTCCAGGCGGAGCACCTCCTCCAGTCGCGGCAATTTGTCCGGCGAGCACGAGCCCGAGCAGCTGACCAGCCCGGTGTCACGTCCCATGTCGTGGTAGTTGTAGACGGTGTAGGCCAGTCCCTCGCGCTCGCGCACGGACTGGAAGATGCGGCTGCTCATGCCCCCGCCCAGCAGGTTCACCAGCAGGTAGATGGCCAGGCGATCGGCGTGCCCGTAGGAGACGCCCACGTTGCCGGCCTCGAAGTACGTCTGCAGGATCGGGCTGCACAGGTCCAGGCGATACGGGTCGTCGACGGGCTCCGGCTCAGGGCCGGACTGCGGCGCGCCCAGGTCGGCCGCGGCAGGCGCCGGCGCACTGGCCACGCCACCGCCGAAAAGCGTGGCGACGCGGTCGCGGAAGCTCTCGTCGATGTTGCCGGCCAGCGAGACCACCAGGTTGGGAGCCGCGAACAGCTTGGCGTGCTGCGCGCGCAGCACGTCGGGCCCGAACGAGCGCACCGAGGCCGGTGTGCCCAGGATGGGCCGGCCGCGCGGATGGCTGCCGTAGATGCGCGAAGCGAAGGCATCGTGCAGGCGGTCTTCGGGGGTGTCCAGGGCTTCCTGGATCTCCTCGCAGACCACGTCCTGTTCGAGCGCCGTGAGGTCGGCCGCGAACGCGGGCTCGAGCAGCATCTCGGCCAGCAGGTCGGAGGCCGTCGCGAAGTACTCGGGCAGCACCTTCACCGTGAAGGCCACGAGGTCCTTGGTGGTGAAGGCGTCGACCGCGGCACCGATGGCGTCGAAGCCGGCAGCCAGCTCGAACGCGCTGCGCCGCCGGGTGCCCTTGAAGACCATGTGCTCGAGGAAGTGGGAAATGCCGCCGAGCTGCGGCGACTCTTCCTGGCTGCCCTTGCGCAGCCAGACACCGAGCGTCACGGCGGTGGCCGACGGCAGGGTCGCCGTCAGCATGACCGCCCCGCCGGGAAGTGTTTCCCGGCGGGGCGGATTCTCGTTCCTGTAGGGATCGAGGTTCATCATCTGTTTCGGCTACCGGCGCGGTCCGCCGCGACCGCCACGGTCACGGTCCCGACCGCCACGGTCGCGGTCACGGCCGCCGCTGTCCGGGCGCTCGCGCCGCTCGGGCTCGACCCAGCCCTCGGGGGCCGGCAGCAGGGCCTTGCGGCTCAAGCGCACCTTGCCCGTACGGCTGTCGATCTCGACCAGCTTGACCTCGATGGAGTCGCCCACCTGCAGCACGTCCTCGACGTTGGCCACGCGGCGGTACTCCAGCTCCGAGATGTGCAGCAGGCCGTCCTTGCCGGGCAGGAACTCGACGAAGGCGCCGAAGTCGACGATCGTCTTGACCACACCCTTGTAGACGCGGCCCAC comes from bacterium and encodes:
- a CDS encoding peptidylprolyl isomerase; translation: MRPVPNVFRALLVLSLTVACVAAAVLPTDVSAAPAAGASPQFVRLQTEAGDILLVFYPGLAPNHVANFRHLASTGFFNGTRFHRIVPGFVIQGGDPNSKDDDPRNDGMGGPTVRDVLTDAEYQAVQKAGEVLGAKGYAGLEGAARLKAEFSTKVKHVRGSLSMARGPDVDSAGSQFFICVADTPALDGKYTLFGHVVTGMDVADKIVSAEKNPAAGRDAPAIPIQISAFVIDGTAGLTAAERAAWDALPANLKDVR
- a CDS encoding TrkA family potassium uptake protein, coding for MMKVAVIGLGKFGSAVARALARGGAEVLAVDTSDRLVEDVADEVSVAVAFDATDVANLKAYKVGSMDAVVVAMATNFEASVMVTMHCKTLGTKQVYAKALNAMQEGVLRRIGADSVVKPEQDMGMRLADHLLHDRVMEFVQLPEGFALRRVKVPAAWDGKSLAELNLLAAHRLNLVQILRRNPEGTGQDAETRIPLPGGKEVLHDGDRIDVIGPDKAVHRLD
- a CDS encoding DUF4388 domain-containing protein — protein: MALEGQLSDFNLAEILQLLASQQKTGFLNIETNRNLVFIFEKGVLISTRDRRSRERDPLESFLRAYGWFTEAQWKHIEYVGQNSSLDLTEILVSEGLMDDAELERALRGLAQEMTHAGMKLRRGRYYFSPCKDTPPGVKHRYHVDVQGLLMEAARRLDEEPLLKEVLPSQSITFTAGRKVVPPEALSPTAQRIMELALSGSTLGRIIRQGKAESFVVRDLLKSWCQEEVLVKHLPVEEDDDDGEGGHGLALPRTPGLRSVPLTLAGVVLMGALLGARFTMLPAPTDDPGRPLRLSQLRHEVLTAAQLYRYQQGQWPENLQALVRAGQLGPSVAGTVESLGWQYSLDTVNDSFSLSS
- a CDS encoding aminotransferase class I/II-fold pyridoxal phosphate-dependent enzyme, which encodes MNQQTPAAVPFVVPCAERVSKLPTYVFATLFRMRDEAVAAGREVYDLSVGNPDLRPAPAVVAAMTEALNDESWNCHRYGTFNGLPRYREAIANWYFERFGVRLDPQTQALPLIGSKEGLANLMRAYLNPGDGIIIPSPCYPAYFGAAHLCEADIWELKLREEDGYVPRLEDIPADVAARSRMLILNYPNNPTGGVVDLAFFTKAVEWCRRHQVMLVSDAAYTELGFDPDNQPPSVLQVPGAFDVAVEFQSLSKSHNLAGWRVGFVVGGSEPIANLGRLKSHVDFSLFAGIQMAAVAALRYGGQTVKENREMYLRRRNQMVAGLRKLGWQVPSPSATLYIWARIPKAWGDDDFKFVQDVFAKTGVLVSPGSGFGVHGRGYARMSLVAPTATITKILGLLEDAGFDWS
- a CDS encoding insulinase family protein, which translates into the protein MLTATLPSATAVTLGVWLRKGSQEESPQLGGISHFLEHMVFKGTRRRSAFELAAGFDAIGAAVDAFTTKDLVAFTVKVLPEYFATASDLLAEMLLEPAFAADLTALEQDVVCEEIQEALDTPEDRLHDAFASRIYGSHPRGRPILGTPASVRSFGPDVLRAQHAKLFAAPNLVVSLAGNIDESFRDRVATLFGGGVASAPAPAAADLGAPQSGPEPEPVDDPYRLDLCSPILQTYFEAGNVGVSYGHADRLAIYLLVNLLGGGMSSRIFQSVREREGLAYTVYNYHDMGRDTGLVSCSGSCSPDKLPRLEEVLRLEYRRLLTDGIPDAELDSNKAQLKSQLIFSLDGVSNQMYRAARNEIYYGRFVPVAELVDGIDKVDREQLMRCAHTWFDPDKVLFAVHGPGEGAEADDDDDDDDGSE